Below is a genomic region from Mycolicibacterium neworleansense.
GATCATCACCGTCAGCTCCGCCGCCGGAATCAAGGCCGTGCCCGGCTGCGGTCACTACTGCGCCAGCAAGTTCGGCGTCGTCGGACTCACCAATTCTCTCGCGGTCGAACTGGGCGAGTTCGGAATCCGGGTGAACTCGATCCACCCGTACGGCACCGATACCCCGATGGGCAACGACCTGTCGATGTACCAGATGTTCGCCGACCATCCGAACTACATCCACAGCTTCTCCCCCGGCGCCCTGCCGACCGATTCGCTGGCCCCGCCAGACACCATCTCCGACATCGTCGTGTGGCTGGCCGGCGATGCGTCGTCGTTGGTCACCGCCGCCCAGATCCCGGCAGACAAGGGGTATCTGAAGATCTGAGCGGCGACGACGAAACTACAGCCGTGAGTGCTCGGAGATGTTGGTGTCGGTGGTGCGCAGCGGACGGATCAGCGCGTCCTGGCTGAACGACGCGATGAGTTCCCCTTCTTCGGTGTGCACGGCGCCGCGCACATACGACATGCCCGAGCCGACCTGGGTGCTCTCGTGGCTGTAGAGCAGCCAGCCATCCCAGCGAACCGGCTCGTGGAAGCTCACCGTGACGGTCATCGGCGCGGTCGAGACGGTGAGGTGAGCTTGCGCGGTGCCGATACCCTCATGCGCCCGCATGGTCGTCGAAATGCCCAGGTGCCCGGTGAAGTACGCGATCAGCGCCTTGGCCAGATCGTCGCGGGCCGGAACGGGATCGTAGCGCAGCCAGGCGTACAGCTCAGGCGGGCCGACCTCGTAGGGGCTGTTGACGTCGACGACGTCGACGATCCGAAGCTCGCGGCCGATCATCGGCATGTGGGAAACGTTTGAATCGGCCGG
It encodes:
- a CDS encoding acyl-CoA thioesterase, with protein sequence MTTESEATVEPTQWTLQMLLDLFDAEPAGENRFTVQTGIAGVDERQVVEGTQIVGAAIVAAAKRFPDKSVRSAHAVFARAVMVGPPVELDLDVISEGRSTATAVIAASQNGKRCITITVFTDVPSGDVIRHHLPRPEVASPADSNVSHMPMIGRELRIVDVVDVNSPYEVGPPELYAWLRYDPVPARDDLAKALIAYFTGHLGISTTMRAHEGIGTAQAHLTVSTAPMTVTVSFHEPVRWDGWLLYSHESTQVGSGMSYVRGAVHTEEGELIASFSQDALIRPLRTTDTNISEHSRL